A genomic segment from Glycine max cultivar Williams 82 chromosome 1, Glycine_max_v4.0, whole genome shotgun sequence encodes:
- the AMT2.3 gene encoding ammonium transporter 2 yields the protein MATPTAYQEHLPASPHWLNKGDNAWQLTAATLVGLQSMPGLVILYASMVKKKWAVNSAFMALYAFAAVLICWVLVCHRMAFGDKLLPFWGKGAPALGQKFLTHRAKVPESTHYYNNGTVESATSEPLFATASLVYFQFTFAAITLILLAGSVLGRMNIKAWMAFVPLWLIFSYTVGAFSLWGGGFLYHWGVIDYSGGYVIHLSSGIAGFTAAYWVGPRLKSDRERFPPNNVLLMLAGAGLLWMGWSGFNGGAPYAANIDSSIAVLNTNICAATSLLVWTSLDVIFFGKPSVIGAVQGMMTGLVCITPGAGLVQSWAAIVMGILSGSIPWVTMMILHKKSSLLQKVDDTLGVFHTHAVAGLLGGLLTGLLAEPQLCRLILPVTNSRGAFYGGSGGIQLFKQLVAACFIAGWNLVSTTLILLTIQLFIPLRMPTEQLEIGDDAIHGEEAYALWGDGEKYDPTRHGSSRVEKTSASPRVNVTGARGVTIDL from the exons ATGGCCACTCCCACAGCATACCAAGAACACCTCCCTGCATCCCCCCACTGGCTAAACAAAGGGGACAACGCATGGCAGCTGACAGCAGCCACTCTCGTAGGTCTCCAAAGCATGCCGGGTCTGGTGATCCTCTACGCCAGCATGGTGAAGAAGAAATGGGCCGTGAACTCTGCATTCATGGCCCTCTACGCCTTTGCAGCAGTCCTAATATGCTGGGTGCTCGTTTGTCACCGAATGGCCTTCGGTGACAAACTCCTTCCCTTCTGGGGGAAGGGCGCCCCAGCACTAGGCCAGAAGTTTTTAACACACCGCGCCAAAGTCCCCGAAAGCACGCACTATTATAACAATGGTACGGTCGAAAGCGCGACTTCGGAACCGTTGTTTGCCACGGCTTCTCTTGTGTATTTTCAATTCACGTTTGCGgctatcacgcttatcttgttGGCGGGATCGGTGCTAGGAAGAATGAACATCAAGGCTTGGATGGCTTTTGTGCCTCTTTGGCTGATTTTTTCGTACACTGTTGGGGCGTTTAGTCTTTGGGGTGGTGGCTTTCTCTACCATTGGGGGGTTATTGATTACTCTGGTGGATATGTTATTCATCTTTCCTCTGGAATTGCTGGTTTCACTGCTGCTTACTGG GTTGGGCCAAGGTTGAAGAGTGACAGGGAGAGGTTCCCACCGAACAACGTATTGCTGATGCTTGCGGGTGCAGGGTTACTATGGATGGGGTGGTCAGGGTTCAATGGTGGAGCACCATATGCAGCCAACATTGACTCTTCCATTGCTGTGCTCAACACTAACATTTGTGCTGCCACTAGCCTCCTTGTATGGACTTCTCTTGATGTAATCTTCTTCGGCAAGCCTTCGGTGATTGGTGCTGTTCAGGGCATGATGACTGGACTCGTTTGCATCACCCCAGGAGCAG GGCTTGTGCAATCTTGGGCGGCTATAGTGATGGGAATTCTATCAGGGAGCATTCCATGGGTGACCATGATGATCCTCCACAAGAAGTCAAGCCTTCTACAGAAG GTAGATGATACCTTAGGAGTGTTCCACACACACGCTGTGGCTGGCCTATTGGGTGGCCTCCTCACAGGTCTCTTAGCAGAACCTCAGCTTTGTAGGCTCATATTGCCAGTGACCAACTCAAGGGGTGCCTTCTATGGTGGCAGTGGTGGCATTCAACTTTTTAAGCAATTAGTGGCAGCATGTTTTATAGCTGGATGGAACTTGGTCTCGACCACACTGATTCTTCTGACCATACAGTTGTTCATACCCTTGAGGATGCCAACCGAGCAGCTCGAGATCGGCGACGATGCCATCCACGGCGAAGAAGCATATGCTCTTTGGGGTGATGGTGAAAAATATGACCCAACCAGGCATGGATCCTCAAGAGTGGAAAAAACTTCAGCTTCGCCCCGTGTTAATGTAACTGGAGCAAGGGGTGTGACCATAGATTTATGA
- the LOC102667998 gene encoding uncharacterized protein, with translation MEDVSKQFSWKVSRGDQILFWEDPWVDGGVPLKEQFLELYQISSQRLHIVEDLGYFPENGWEWTFSWRRNLFDNEMGVASNFIDYIATIRISGNLKDTWMWGAEPNGIFSTKSAYNLIKAEQFSKAQGSGFYQLWDLKVPPKVLSFAWRLLWDRLPSKDNLSKRQIQLDNDLCPLCQSQPETVSHLFFTCDKVLPLWWEFFTWVKKDRVLQYSPMDNFLQHSSIAGGKDTNRRWKIWWLAARKSIWKSRNDLVFHNHSFDISKLVDSCIFLTWTWLKGWEKNFSVPFHQWSSAMSLAFA, from the coding sequence ATGGAGGATGTCTCCAAGCAGTTCTCTTGGAAGGTGAGTAGGGGAGACCAAATTCTTTTCTGGGAAGACCCTTGGGTTGACGGCGGGGTACCTCTTAAAGAGCAATTTCTAGAATTATACCAAATCTCTTCCCAAAGATTACACATTGTGGAAGACCTAGGTTATTTTCCTGAAAATGGGTGGGAATGGACTTTCTCTTGGAGACGAAATTTGTTCGACAATGAGATGGGGGTagcttcaaattttatagattatATCGCAACTATCAGAATAAGTGGCAATCTGAAGGACACCTGGATGTGGGGAGCTGAACCTAATGGGATCTTCTCCACCAAATCTGCCTATAACCTTATTAAAGCTGAACAGTTCTCTAAAGCTCAAGGTTCGGGTTTTTATCAGCTTTGGGACCTTAAAGTCCCTCCTAAAGTTCTATCTTTTGCTTGGAGACTGCTTTGGGATAGACTTCCTTCTAAGGATAATCTATCTAAGAGACAAATTCAGCTTGACAATGACCTATGTCCACTCTGTCAAAGTCAACCTGAAACTGTCTCCCATTTGTTCTTCACTTGCGACAAAGTGTTGCCTCTGTGGTGGGAATTCTTCACTTGGGTCAAGAAAGATAGAGTTCTCCAATATAGCCCGATGGATAACTTTCTTCAGCACTCATCTATAGCTGGAGGAAAGGACACCAATAGAAGATGGAAGATTTGGTGGTTGGCTGCTAGAAAGTCAATTTGGAAATCCAGGAATGACTTGGTGTTTCACAATCATTCGTTTGACATCTCTAAGTTGGTGGACAGTTGTATTTTCCTCACTTGGACTTGGCTCAAGGGGTGGGAAAAGAATTTCAGTGTTCCTTTTCACCAATGGTCCTCAGCAATGTCTTTAGCCTTTGCTTAA
- the LOC100785011 gene encoding uncharacterized protein, with protein sequence MNILSYNIRGLGRGIKWAFIRNLVGKLKVDLLCLQETKRDSFDKAACQALWGHPDIAWEWHPAVNTAAERSCCVFGITKTSRAPTAVINRLTAIERNFLWGGNLEGRKIAWVAWSQGLERIRRGASKAAFLLRSNNVDWGPKPFRILNCWLTDKSFREVVNQCWNSVQVLGWGAYVLKEKIKRLKCRLKIWNKEEYGDSFKKVQNLEEELNKLEEDTLHRQMTDLEICKRKQLQEDLWVAAQAHESLLRQKSRSRWLKEGDFEPNKVKEEIKTFFSKRFQEADSHIPKIDGITFKTIDQQQNAMLVAPFQEIEIQNAV encoded by the exons ATGAATATTCTATCCTATAACATTAGAGGGCTGGGTAGAGGTATTAAATGGGCCTTTATCAGGAACTTGGTTGGGAAGTTGAAGGTGGACCTTCTCTGTTTGCAAGAAACAAAGAGGGACTCTTTTGATAAGGCAGCTTGCCAGGCCTTGTGGGGGCACCCAGATATTGCTTGGGAATGGCACCCAGCTGTGAACACTGCTGCGGAGCGAAGCTGCTGTGTGTTTGGAATAACAAAAACTTCCAG AGCCCCTACAGCAGTGATTAATAGACTTACTGCCATTGAAAGAAACTTTCTTTGGGGTGGCAATCTAGAAGGGAGGAAGATAGCTTGGGTGGCTTGGAGTCAA GGGTTGGAGAGGATTAGAAGAGGGGCCTCTAAAGCAGCATTTCTACTTAGATCTAACAATGTTGATTGGGGTCCTAAACCTTTTAGGATATTAAACTGCTGGTTAACAGATAAGTCCTTCAGAGAAGTAGTAAATCAATGCTGGAATTCTGTCCAAGTTTTAGGATGGGGAGCATatgtattaaaagaaaaaatcaaaaggcTGAAGTGCAGACTAAAGATATGGAACAAGGAAGAATATGGGGATAGCTTTAAAAAAGTCCAGAACTTGGAAGAGGAGCTAAATAAGCTAGAGGAGGACACATTGCATAGACAGATGACTGATTTGGAAATTTGTAAAAGAAAGCAGTTGCAAGAAGATTTGTGGGTGGCTGCCCAAGCCCATGAATCATTGCTAAGGCAGAAATCTAGATCAAGATGGCTAAAGGAGGGAGATT TTGAACCTAACAAGGTGAAGGAAGAAATCAAAACCTTCTTCTCCAAGAGATTTCAAGAAGCAGATAGTCATATACCTAAGATTGATGGTATTACTTTCAAAACCATAGACCAACAGCAGAATGCCATGCTTGTGGCCCCTTTTCAGGAGATAGAAATACAAAATGCAGTTTAG